One window from the genome of Actinomycetota bacterium encodes:
- a CDS encoding potassium channel family protein: MSVPAEKPPVKELGNEMSRPVMAAGSAIVIFLGGGAIVYHALESWSWIGSLYFCVSSLTTVGYGDLLPTRDATRLFTIFYLLSGSGVVVASVGVIGSRYLERRDRMIAQRRARQKSHSDSEAQL; the protein is encoded by the coding sequence ATGTCCGTGCCGGCAGAGAAGCCACCAGTCAAGGAACTTGGCAACGAGATGTCGCGTCCGGTAATGGCCGCCGGCTCGGCCATAGTCATCTTTTTGGGCGGCGGCGCCATCGTCTATCATGCCCTCGAATCATGGTCGTGGATAGGGAGCCTTTATTTCTGCGTCTCCTCGCTTACCACGGTTGGTTACGGCGACCTTTTGCCCACCCGGGACGCCACCAGGCTGTTCACTATATTTTATCTGCTGTCAGGATCCGGCGTCGTCGTCGCCTCAGTCGGGGTCATCGGCAGCCGCTACCTCGAGCGGCGGGACCGCATGATAGCCCAGCGGCGCGCGCGGCAAAAGTCACATTCTGATTCAGAAGCGCAGCTGTAG
- a CDS encoding metal ABC transporter ATP-binding protein, translating to MNVENDMEKQPLIRLEDVSFSFGREPVLDRISLEIGEGEYLGVIGPNGGGKTTLLRLMLGLIQPASGSVSLFGQPVNAFRDWSKIGYIPQKATHIESRFPYTVEEVVQLGRISRVGVLRRFKAADKKSIAEALELVDMLPYRKHLVTELSGGQQQRVFIAKGLVSDPAVLILDEPTVGVDLKSQDEFYRLLSRLNREHRMTLVVVSHDVDVIANEVGSLACVNQTLIYHGEPKEFIKGDYLENLYGQGRKFILHGH from the coding sequence TTGAATGTAGAGAATGACATGGAAAAACAGCCGCTCATCCGCCTGGAAGATGTCAGCTTCTCCTTCGGGCGCGAGCCCGTGCTCGACCGGATCAGCCTGGAGATCGGCGAAGGCGAGTACCTGGGCGTGATCGGGCCCAATGGCGGCGGCAAGACAACCCTGCTGCGGCTGATGCTGGGCCTGATCCAGCCGGCAAGCGGTTCCGTGAGCCTGTTCGGACAACCGGTCAACGCGTTCAGGGACTGGTCGAAGATCGGTTACATCCCCCAGAAAGCCACCCATATAGAATCACGTTTCCCCTACACCGTTGAGGAAGTCGTGCAACTGGGGAGGATATCCAGGGTGGGAGTGCTGCGCCGCTTTAAAGCCGCCGACAAGAAAAGCATCGCCGAGGCGCTGGAGCTGGTTGACATGCTGCCATACCGAAAGCATCTCGTGACCGAGCTTTCCGGGGGGCAGCAGCAGAGGGTCTTCATCGCCAAGGGGCTGGTGTCCGATCCGGCGGTCCTGATCCTGGACGAGCCGACCGTCGGCGTCGACCTGAAATCCCAGGATGAGTTTTACCGCCTGCTCTCGAGGCTCAACCGTGAGCACCGCATGACCCTGGTCGTCGTTTCCCACGACGTTGACGTCATCGCCAACGAGGTCGGCAGCCTGGCTTGCGTGAATCAGACGCTCATCTACCATGGCGAGCCCAAGGAGTTCATCAAGGGCGACTATCTGGAGAACCTTTACGGCCAGGGCCGCAAGTTCATCCTGCACGGGCACTAG
- a CDS encoding metal ABC transporter permease: MLRAFAAGITIGLVAPLIGCFLVAKRYSLIADSLAHVSLAGVAIGVILVINPIVSALGVAVLVALIIEKLRVGRLLSGEVALAMFLSSGLAVAVVLIGLAKNVHVDLFSFLFGSITTVSSQDLWIILPLGATVLAFIGLLYKELSYLAFDDESARVSGLPVRFLNQALVILTAVTVVLSLRIVGGLLIGALMVIPVAAAMQLGRSFRQTVLYAIGLGLTAVIAGLFASFYLNTAAGGTIVLISLLTFGATVAWKKIPA; encoded by the coding sequence ATGCTCCGCGCCTTTGCCGCCGGCATCACCATCGGCCTGGTGGCTCCCCTGATCGGCTGCTTCCTGGTCGCCAAACGTTACTCCCTGATCGCCGACAGCCTGGCGCATGTCTCGCTGGCGGGAGTGGCGATCGGCGTGATCCTGGTGATCAACCCCATCGTCAGCGCGCTGGGCGTGGCGGTGCTGGTGGCGTTGATCATCGAGAAGCTCCGCGTGGGACGGCTGCTCTCCGGGGAAGTCGCCCTGGCGATGTTTCTCTCCAGCGGCCTGGCGGTGGCGGTAGTGCTGATCGGACTGGCGAAGAACGTGCACGTCGACCTGTTTTCTTTCCTGTTCGGGAGCATCACCACGGTCAGCTCGCAGGATCTCTGGATAATACTTCCTCTCGGCGCCACGGTCCTGGCCTTCATCGGCCTGCTCTACAAGGAGCTAAGCTATCTCGCTTTCGATGACGAGTCGGCGCGGGTGAGCGGGCTGCCGGTCAGATTCCTCAATCAGGCGCTGGTCATCCTGACCGCCGTGACCGTGGTGCTTTCACTGAGGATAGTGGGAGGATTGCTGATCGGGGCGCTAATGGTGATTCCCGTGGCCGCAGCCATGCAGCTCGGCCGCAGCTTCCGGCAGACCGTGCTTTACGCGATCGGATTGGGGCTGACGGCCGTGATCGCCGGGCTTTTTGCTTCCTTTTATCTGAACACGGCAGCCGGGGGAACGATAGTTTTGATATCGCTGCTGACTTTTGGCGCAACCGTGGCCTGGAAAAAAATCCCCGCCTGA
- a CDS encoding YlbF family regulator, translated as MSLVLDKAQELAAAISDSEELGQLKQAAERVDGDEAATDALKKFSEKQEMVQRAASSGLQLPPEQMEELQEMQGQIRDIPSIQDFASAQTSFNQLMDQVNDIISAAVMGREPGEVPEGHEHGSSCGCGGH; from the coding sequence ATGTCTCTAGTTTTGGATAAGGCGCAGGAACTTGCAGCGGCCATTTCTGACAGCGAGGAGCTTGGTCAGCTGAAGCAGGCGGCCGAACGCGTCGACGGCGACGAAGCGGCGACGGATGCGCTCAAGAAGTTCTCCGAAAAGCAGGAGATGGTGCAGCGCGCCGCCAGTTCCGGCCTGCAGCTGCCTCCCGAGCAGATGGAAGAGCTTCAGGAGATGCAGGGTCAGATCCGCGACATTCCCAGTATTCAGGATTTCGCGTCTGCCCAGACCAGCTTCAACCAACTGATGGACCAGGTCAACGACATCATCTCGGCGGCGGTCATGGGCCGTGAGCCGGGCGAGGTCCCCGAAGGCCACGAGCACGGCTCCAGCTGCGGATGCGGCGGCCACTAG
- a CDS encoding tyrosinase family protein, whose protein sequence is MSGPPIVNSLSPPERSELVKLMLPFLTDEVVAAHTKIIHFGEETFIGHSAYISELEDFLSSNGGRRFVPLPQWDPAEPIPPEFNVVRARDDGAARPPLMNLDPRMPLPERFVMPRLCEFIDAGTLGNELNPWHIHVHTTVGGALGKFRIASAAPIFWCFHVFVGGVYHQWLRSCKK, encoded by the coding sequence TTGAGCGGTCCACCGATTGTAAATAGCCTCAGTCCGCCGGAGAGATCGGAGCTGGTAAAGCTGATGCTCCCGTTCCTGACCGACGAGGTAGTCGCGGCCCATACGAAGATCATTCATTTCGGGGAAGAGACATTCATCGGCCACAGCGCTTATATCAGCGAGCTTGAGGATTTCCTGTCAAGCAACGGCGGCAGGCGCTTCGTCCCCCTGCCTCAGTGGGACCCCGCGGAGCCCATTCCGCCGGAATTCAATGTGGTCAGGGCCAGGGACGACGGCGCCGCGCGCCCCCCGCTAATGAATCTCGATCCGCGCATGCCTCTGCCCGAACGGTTTGTCATGCCCCGGCTGTGCGAATTCATCGATGCCGGCACGCTGGGAAACGAACTCAACCCCTGGCACATCCACGTGCACACCACGGTCGGCGGCGCACTCGGCAAGTTCCGCATCGCTTCCGCCGCGCCCATCTTCTGGTGTTTCCATGTGTTCGTCGGCGGGGTTTATCACCAGTGGCTGCGCTCGTGTAAAAAGTAG
- a CDS encoding metal ABC transporter substrate-binding protein, giving the protein MRSKILWVAMAVVAIAVLGAVVRAALPDGGTPSAADKVRVTASFYPMAEFARQVGGDKVEVSTLISPGVEPHDYDPTPQDIAGVHKSRLFIYNGAGLEPWADKIGGELAAGGVVVVNASDGLDLLTKDGGEDGGSPGGNATFDPHVWLDPVMAGREVDNIKAGLIEADPQNQDYYENNANAYKQQLAGLDGAFRGGLADCGRRDIVTSHQAFKYLAARYGLDVMSISGLSPDEEPSPQKLAEVAQFARDHNVHYIFFETLTSPKLSETIASEVGAQTLVFNPLEGLTKEQISQGMDYLSVQRDNIASLRTALECKN; this is encoded by the coding sequence ATGAGAAGTAAAATCCTCTGGGTAGCGATGGCCGTCGTCGCCATTGCCGTTCTAGGCGCCGTTGTCAGAGCCGCGCTGCCTGACGGCGGCACGCCATCAGCGGCGGATAAGGTCCGCGTGACGGCTTCCTTCTACCCCATGGCCGAGTTTGCCCGCCAGGTCGGCGGGGATAAGGTCGAAGTGTCGACCCTGATCTCGCCGGGAGTCGAGCCTCATGATTACGACCCGACTCCCCAGGACATCGCCGGTGTACACAAGTCCCGGCTTTTCATCTACAACGGCGCCGGCCTCGAGCCCTGGGCCGACAAGATCGGCGGCGAGCTGGCGGCGGGCGGCGTCGTGGTCGTAAATGCGAGCGACGGCCTGGACCTCTTGACCAAGGATGGTGGCGAAGATGGAGGATCGCCCGGAGGCAACGCCACATTCGATCCACACGTCTGGCTTGACCCGGTAATGGCCGGCCGGGAAGTGGATAACATAAAAGCGGGGTTGATCGAGGCCGACCCCCAGAACCAGGATTATTATGAGAACAACGCCAATGCCTATAAGCAACAACTGGCCGGCCTGGACGGCGCTTTCCGCGGCGGCCTCGCCGATTGCGGCCGCCGCGACATCGTGACTTCCCACCAGGCCTTTAAATATCTCGCCGCCCGCTACGGCCTCGATGTGATGTCGATCTCCGGACTGTCCCCCGACGAGGAACCTTCACCGCAAAAGCTGGCCGAAGTGGCACAGTTCGCCCGGGACCACAACGTGCATTACATTTTCTTCGAGACCCTGACAAGCCCCAAGCTGTCGGAAACGATCGCCAGCGAGGTGGGAGCCCAAACCCTGGTATTCAATCCGCTGGAAGGGTTGACTAAGGAGCAGATCTCTCAGGGAATGGATTACCTGTCAGTGCAAAGGGACAACATCGCCAGCCTCCGTACGGCCCTCGAGTGCAAGAATTGA
- a CDS encoding sulfite exporter TauE/SafE family protein, whose translation MAITLFVLEPLAPEVTFNHGLAAGMALALGLVGGMVGQSGAFIVIPAMLYVIRIPTRTTIGSSLGVVFISALAGSIGKLATGQIDFTLALFCVSGALIGAQLGGRFSVRTGRLVLRWALAALIAATAIRMSIDLISG comes from the coding sequence TTGGCGATAACCCTATTCGTGCTGGAGCCGCTGGCGCCGGAGGTCACCTTCAACCACGGCCTGGCTGCCGGCATGGCGCTGGCGCTTGGTCTGGTCGGGGGCATGGTCGGGCAGTCGGGAGCTTTCATCGTCATACCGGCGATGCTTTATGTGATCAGGATTCCCACGCGCACGACCATAGGCAGCTCCCTCGGCGTGGTCTTTATCTCCGCCCTGGCCGGCTCGATCGGCAAGCTGGCGACCGGCCAGATTGATTTTACGCTAGCTCTTTTTTGTGTTAGCGGCGCCCTGATCGGCGCCCAGCTCGGTGGCAGGTTCTCGGTACGCACCGGCCGGCTGGTGCTGCGCTGGGCGCTGGCCGCGCTCATCGCCGCCACCGCCATCCGCATGTCCATCGATCTGATATCCGGTTGA
- a CDS encoding ABC transporter permease, with protein sequence MDSLLSQLFLIRKRTAVWVLLAVWTLTSILFAYILPYIAFTTGSAFGPEHEVGQIVLSTLLPSNLVSTLLTGFPFFGGVMVFILGVLVMGSEYNWGTLTPMFIQRAGRLKIFFSKMIALAIAVIPFVLVVFLLGAIASSLIALHQGESMAMPPAWDVIRAMSMAWFIMVVWTYFGVLLAILWRGTTLPVGLGIVYGLVVEGVIAAFGSQIDLLDQIAKGFLRTNGYSLITALAPSVQGRALGPGGFSGPFVPWGQALLVLAGYIVLFTAISAVILQQRDVN encoded by the coding sequence ATGGATAGTCTGTTATCTCAACTCTTCCTGATACGCAAGCGTACCGCCGTCTGGGTCCTGCTGGCAGTCTGGACCCTGACCTCGATACTGTTCGCCTACATCCTTCCCTATATCGCTTTCACGACCGGTTCCGCTTTTGGGCCCGAGCATGAAGTGGGACAGATCGTCCTGTCGACGCTTCTGCCTTCGAACCTGGTCTCCACTCTTTTGACCGGCTTTCCTTTCTTTGGTGGAGTGATGGTCTTTATCCTCGGTGTGCTGGTGATGGGTAGCGAGTACAACTGGGGAACGCTGACGCCGATGTTCATCCAGCGCGCCGGCAGGCTGAAGATCTTCTTCTCCAAGATGATCGCGCTGGCCATCGCCGTGATCCCCTTCGTGCTGGTGGTCTTTTTGCTGGGAGCGATCGCCAGCTCCCTGATCGCCCTGCATCAGGGCGAGTCCATGGCGATGCCGCCGGCATGGGATGTCATCCGGGCGATGTCCATGGCCTGGTTCATCATGGTCGTCTGGACCTACTTCGGCGTGTTGCTCGCGATTCTCTGGCGGGGAACGACGCTGCCGGTGGGACTCGGTATCGTATACGGCCTGGTGGTCGAGGGCGTCATCGCGGCCTTCGGCAGCCAGATCGACCTGCTCGATCAGATCGCCAAGGGATTCCTGCGAACCAACGGTTACTCGCTGATCACGGCCCTGGCGCCGTCAGTGCAGGGCAGAGCTCTCGGTCCTGGCGGTTTTTCCGGGCCGTTCGTGCCCTGGGGGCAGGCGCTGCTTGTCCTGGCGGGATACATCGTCCTGTTCACGGCCATTTCAGCGGTAATCCTGCAACAACGCGACGTGAACTAA
- a CDS encoding DUF488 family protein, giving the protein MIETRRVYEEKHHTGGYRILVDRVWPRGLKKEEVKPDLWLRDVAPSNELRKWYGHDPAKWPEFRKRYFKELKGHKDDIAFISDKERDGKVILLYGARETRYNNAVALKEFLESHKHHV; this is encoded by the coding sequence ATGATAGAGACCAGAAGAGTTTATGAAGAAAAGCATCACACCGGCGGTTACAGGATCCTGGTGGACCGGGTCTGGCCGCGGGGCTTGAAGAAGGAGGAAGTTAAGCCGGACCTCTGGCTGCGCGACGTAGCGCCCAGCAACGAGCTGCGCAAATGGTACGGGCACGACCCCGCCAAATGGCCCGAGTTCCGCAAGCGCTACTTCAAGGAGCTCAAGGGCCACAAGGACGACATCGCCTTCATATCTGACAAGGAGCGGGACGGCAAAGTCATCCTGCTGTACGGCGCCAGGGAAACCCGTTACAACAACGCCGTTGCCCTGAAGGAATTCCTCGAATCACACAAGCACCATGTTTGA
- a CDS encoding ABC transporter ATP-binding protein, whose protein sequence is MSDYVIEISGLSKRYGAIMAVDGLDMKVKRGEVYGFVGPNGAGKTTTLRMLLGLVRPTSGSCQVLGERPGAPSVLAQVGALVETPAFYPYLCGRDNLHVLALNAGIADSRIDPALDEVELLERAGDRFTNYSLGMKQRLGMAAALLKDPELLILDEPTNGLDPSGIAEMRNLIRSLGRGDRTVLLSSHLMGELEQICDRVGIVKAGKLIREGTVQELIRGDRLGVRAQPAEKAKALMEAMEGVSKVESVPGGRLMIEADPSLAAGIVKLLVDSGVEVSEIAVAKTSLESAFLSLTEDEPHHG, encoded by the coding sequence ATGAGCGATTATGTGATTGAAATCAGCGGCCTTTCAAAACGCTACGGCGCCATCATGGCCGTGGACGGACTTGACATGAAGGTGAAACGCGGTGAAGTCTACGGCTTTGTCGGTCCCAACGGCGCCGGCAAGACGACCACCCTGCGCATGCTGCTGGGCCTGGTGCGTCCCACCAGCGGCAGCTGCCAGGTTCTTGGCGAAAGGCCGGGCGCTCCTTCCGTGCTGGCCCAGGTCGGGGCGCTGGTGGAGACGCCGGCGTTTTATCCCTATCTTTGCGGCCGCGATAACCTTCATGTGCTGGCGCTTAATGCCGGCATCGCCGATTCGCGCATCGATCCTGCGCTCGATGAAGTCGAGCTGCTGGAGCGCGCCGGCGACCGGTTCACCAACTACTCGCTGGGGATGAAACAGCGCCTCGGCATGGCGGCGGCGCTGCTGAAAGACCCGGAGCTGCTCATTCTCGATGAGCCCACCAACGGGCTGGATCCCTCGGGTATCGCCGAGATGCGCAACCTGATCCGCAGCCTCGGCCGCGGAGATCGAACCGTGTTGCTCTCCAGCCATCTGATGGGTGAGCTGGAGCAGATCTGCGACCGGGTCGGCATCGTCAAGGCAGGTAAGCTGATCCGCGAGGGAACGGTTCAAGAGCTTATCCGGGGAGACCGGCTGGGAGTGCGGGCGCAGCCGGCTGAAAAAGCAAAGGCCTTAATGGAAGCGATGGAGGGCGTAAGCAAGGTTGAAAGCGTTCCCGGCGGCCGGCTCATGATCGAGGCCGACCCCTCGCTCGCCGCCGGGATCGTCAAGCTGCTGGTTGACTCGGGCGTTGAAGTCAGCGAGATCGCCGTCGCCAAGACTTCCCTGGAAAGCGCGTTTTTAAGTCTGACGGAGGACGAGCCGCACCATGGATAG
- a CDS encoding B12-binding domain-containing radical SAM protein, producing the protein MRNLLISLQDNVDVIGLKSLHYTLLEKGHDSTLLFIPGFNLDDGATLGCFDDFVEDIDPDLIGFSLMSGEYNRTRELTAHLKTKTGKPVVWGGIHPTIAPEASLEFADYVCLGEGERAIVEIADAVDSGRDLRTVGSLGYFDDGALKTNEMHPVIADLDSLPHYEHVPAGSFVIDKGRLAPVDWGVIARHTRYKGKTYSVISSRGCPFSCTYCCNNFLSRLYESKKIRRRSAEHVISEIEKAVALHPEIEYINFHDDCFLACSTSYLDDFCQAYRERVGKPFIARSIPVYINRDKMKILKQSGLSWISLGLQSGSDRVNREVYQRKSLRKDFLQAAEVVKEFDIAAFYDVILDNPFETEAETLETVETLMEVPKPFYPEIFSLSFYYGTDLFERARQECPETIEDTHSKDYLVYRKSAINRLVRLAVFKRKPGMQRLLRLYRRGPDSLRFRLALFLAGLWSSIFIEPLTYFRVIRLSQGKSLWKTLKVLPSYFRKGFEIYLKQFRKAGSHLPLILVLPFCLQACASLASLDIDGLEFEGLINIDWSIYVSSFG; encoded by the coding sequence ATGCGGAACCTGCTTATCTCGCTTCAGGACAACGTCGATGTGATCGGCCTGAAATCGCTGCACTATACCTTGCTGGAAAAAGGTCACGATTCCACGCTTCTGTTCATTCCCGGCTTCAACCTCGACGACGGCGCCACCCTTGGCTGTTTTGACGATTTCGTCGAGGATATCGATCCCGACCTGATCGGCTTCAGCCTCATGAGCGGCGAGTACAACCGCACTCGCGAGCTCACCGCCCATCTGAAGACAAAGACCGGCAAGCCGGTGGTCTGGGGCGGGATCCACCCGACCATCGCCCCGGAGGCCAGCCTCGAATTTGCCGACTACGTCTGCCTGGGGGAAGGCGAGCGCGCAATCGTGGAGATCGCCGATGCGGTCGATTCCGGCAGGGACCTAAGGACGGTCGGAAGCCTCGGCTATTTCGACGACGGCGCCCTGAAGACCAACGAGATGCATCCCGTCATCGCCGACCTCGACAGCCTGCCCCACTACGAGCATGTGCCTGCCGGCAGCTTTGTCATCGACAAGGGCCGGCTGGCGCCGGTGGACTGGGGCGTCATCGCCCGGCACACCAGGTACAAGGGCAAGACCTACAGCGTCATCAGCTCCCGCGGCTGCCCGTTTTCCTGCACCTACTGCTGCAACAATTTTCTTTCAAGGCTTTACGAATCCAAGAAGATCAGGCGCCGCAGCGCCGAGCATGTCATCTCCGAGATAGAGAAGGCGGTCGCCTTGCACCCGGAGATCGAGTACATCAACTTCCATGACGACTGTTTCCTGGCCTGCAGCACCAGCTACCTCGACGATTTCTGCCAGGCTTACCGCGAGCGCGTCGGCAAGCCTTTCATCGCCAGAAGCATCCCCGTCTATATCAACCGCGACAAGATGAAGATCCTCAAGCAAAGCGGGCTGAGCTGGATCAGCCTCGGCCTGCAGAGCGGCAGCGACCGCGTGAACCGGGAGGTCTATCAGCGAAAGTCTCTGCGCAAGGATTTTCTCCAGGCCGCTGAAGTGGTCAAGGAATTTGACATAGCTGCTTTTTATGATGTAATCCTCGACAATCCTTTTGAGACCGAGGCCGAGACCCTGGAGACGGTTGAGACGCTGATGGAGGTGCCCAAGCCCTTCTATCCGGAGATTTTTTCCCTCAGCTTTTATTACGGCACGGATCTCTTCGAGCGCGCCCGGCAGGAATGCCCCGAGACCATCGAGGACACGCACAGCAAGGATTACCTGGTCTACAGGAAGAGCGCCATCAACAGGCTGGTGCGGCTGGCGGTATTCAAGCGCAAGCCCGGCATGCAGCGCCTGCTGCGGCTCTACCGGCGCGGGCCTGACAGCCTGCGCTTCCGGCTGGCGCTGTTTCTTGCCGGCCTGTGGTCATCCATTTTTATCGAGCCGCTGACGTACTTCAGGGTCATCAGGCTTTCGCAGGGCAAATCCCTCTGGAAAACATTAAAAGTGCTGCCTTCCTATTTCCGCAAGGGCTTTGAGATTTACCTGAAGCAATTCAGGAAGGCCGGCTCGCACCTGCCGCTGATTTTGGTTCTGCCGTTTTGTTTGCAAGCCTGTGCATCATTAGCTAGCCTAGACATAGACGGTCTGGAATTCGAAGGCCTAATAAATATCGATTGGAGTATATATGTCTCTAGTTTTGGATAA
- a CDS encoding zf-TFIIB domain-containing protein yields MSDTVTKLDCPNADGSLRPVAAHDRQGVAIALDQCDVCGGVWFDKFELFQVDEAEAGALDRLDKDRLRYPQGDHEKPLCPRCGRPLQVFHDANIPGNIQLLFCGGCEGFWVNHGALAGYALYRETGRKRPGPAQAAEYEKLAGQYEKMLKTQSDKGYWQGIADFGKALGDPRDPITGLSLESASPSELERIDRAQDVFFTVLGTAARLLFSWL; encoded by the coding sequence ATGTCTGACACGGTCACAAAACTGGATTGTCCCAACGCCGATGGATCGCTGAGACCTGTGGCCGCCCACGACCGGCAGGGAGTCGCGATCGCGCTCGACCAGTGCGACGTCTGCGGCGGCGTCTGGTTCGATAAATTCGAGCTCTTCCAGGTGGATGAGGCCGAGGCCGGCGCTCTCGACAGGTTGGACAAGGACAGGCTGCGATATCCGCAGGGAGACCATGAAAAGCCCCTTTGCCCCCGGTGTGGCCGGCCGCTTCAGGTGTTTCACGACGCCAACATCCCCGGCAACATCCAGTTGCTGTTCTGTGGCGGCTGTGAAGGCTTCTGGGTGAATCACGGCGCCCTCGCCGGCTACGCGCTCTATCGGGAAACCGGCCGCAAGCGGCCCGGCCCGGCGCAGGCAGCTGAATACGAAAAGCTGGCTGGCCAGTACGAAAAGATGCTCAAAACCCAGAGCGACAAGGGCTACTGGCAGGGAATCGCCGATTTCGGCAAAGCGCTTGGCGACCCCCGCGATCCCATCACCGGCCTTTCCCTCGAGAGCGCCTCACCGTCCGAGCTGGAACGCATCGACCGGGCGCAGGACGTCTTCTTCACTGTCCTGGGCACGGCGGCGCGGCTGCTGTTCAGCTGGCTGTAG
- a CDS encoding transcriptional repressor yields MKIYLRESGLKVTAPRMAVFRFLQENDPSAVSAIIEHHAQLIDRASIYRTVSLFRKLGIIQDIVTGGKRMIELTDRFGSHHHHISCLQCGKSRTVDDHALESDLARIADSNGFRPVSHQIEMSGICADCQTG; encoded by the coding sequence TTGAAAATCTATCTGCGTGAATCAGGCCTTAAAGTCACAGCGCCGAGGATGGCGGTCTTCAGATTCCTGCAGGAGAACGACCCCTCGGCGGTCTCGGCGATTATCGAGCATCACGCCCAGTTGATCGACCGCGCCAGCATCTATCGCACGGTATCTCTTTTCAGGAAGCTGGGGATCATCCAGGATATCGTTACCGGAGGGAAACGGATGATCGAGCTGACCGACCGCTTCGGCAGCCACCACCATCACATATCCTGCCTGCAGTGCGGCAAATCCAGGACGGTCGACGACCACGCCCTTGAATCAGACCTGGCCCGGATTGCTGACAGTAACGGCTTCCGTCCCGTCAGCCACCAGATAGAGATGAGCGGCATCTGCGCTGACTGCCAGACCGGCTAG
- a CDS encoding prolipoprotein diacylglyceryl transferase has protein sequence MHPYLFSWGPFLVHSYGVTMSLGFLAAGLVTFYGFKRRGLDTEPIIWLVAIAALGGVIGAKADYILVNLNDMSTDPASLFSGAGLVWYGGVIGALALTWIFLSVKKIPKGKAFDAAAPAIALGLAFGRVGCFLMGTCYGKPSTLPWAVAFPNGMLPTPPGVSVQPSQLYEMLASLAIFGLLIYLAPRLKRDWALISLYMVLAGTTRFLLEFLRFSRDGQIQAQSIAFGVAVIGALGLYWVMKRTPARQSRIGMNEV, from the coding sequence ATGCATCCTTATCTTTTTTCCTGGGGTCCCTTCCTCGTCCACAGCTACGGCGTCACCATGTCGCTGGGCTTTCTGGCGGCCGGCCTTGTCACCTTTTACGGATTCAAACGCAGGGGGCTGGACACCGAACCGATCATCTGGCTGGTTGCCATAGCGGCTCTGGGCGGCGTCATCGGCGCCAAAGCGGATTACATCCTGGTAAATCTCAACGATATGTCAACCGACCCGGCTTCACTCTTCAGCGGGGCGGGCCTGGTGTGGTATGGCGGCGTCATCGGCGCCCTGGCCCTTACATGGATTTTCCTGAGCGTGAAGAAGATCCCCAAGGGAAAAGCATTCGACGCCGCCGCGCCGGCCATCGCTCTGGGCCTGGCTTTTGGACGCGTGGGCTGTTTCCTCATGGGGACCTGTTACGGCAAGCCGTCGACGCTTCCCTGGGCGGTTGCCTTTCCCAACGGGATGCTGCCGACGCCGCCGGGCGTATCGGTTCAGCCGTCGCAGCTTTATGAGATGCTGGCCTCGCTGGCGATATTCGGCCTGCTGATCTACCTTGCCCCCCGGCTCAAGCGCGACTGGGCCCTGATTTCTCTCTACATGGTGCTGGCGGGGACGACGAGGTTTCTGCTCGAGTTCCTGCGCTTCAGCCGCGACGGCCAGATCCAGGCGCAGTCCATCGCCTTTGGAGTCGCCGTCATCGGCGCTCTCGGCCTCTACTGGGTGATGAAGAGGACTCCGGCCCGGCAAAGCCGGATTGGAATGAACGAAGTCTGA
- a CDS encoding sulfite exporter TauE/SafE family protein, with translation MHRLLEIIVRMVGQSGAFIVIPAMLYVIRIPTRTTIGSSLGVVFISALAGSIGKLATGQIDFTLALFCVSGALIGAQLGGRFSVRTGRLVLRWALAALIAATAIRMSIDLISG, from the coding sequence TTGCACCGCCTTCTGGAAATCATCGTCCGCATGGTCGGGCAGTCGGGAGCTTTCATCGTCATACCGGCGATGCTTTATGTGATCAGGATTCCCACGCGCACGACCATAGGCAGCTCCCTCGGCGTGGTCTTTATCTCCGCCCTGGCCGGCTCGATCGGCAAGCTGGCGACCGGCCAGATTGATTTTACGCTAGCTCTTTTTTGTGTTAGCGGCGCCCTGATCGGCGCCCAGCTCGGTGGCAGGTTCTCGGTACGCACCGGCCGGCTGGTGCTGCGCTGGGCGCTGGCCGCGCTCATCGCCGCCACCGCCATCCGCATGTCCATCGATCTGATATCCGGTTGA